Part of the Sinorhizobium sp. BG8 genome, AGCGCCTTGCGGAAATCCGCCTCGGCCTCGATCGCGACAGGGTCGATCACTTCAGGCGCCTTCTCTTCGGGAATAGCGGCTTTCTCCGGCCCGAAATAGAACTCCAGCACCAGCGAGGAGAGCAGTTGCGGTGACTGGCGGTCTTTCGTCTCGCTGCGCACCTGGCGGATCACCCGCTTGAACGCGGTGCCGACTTCGAGGCCGGGCGCCGCCAGATTGCCAATGAGGGCCTTGGTGAAGGGCGAATGATCGCCGATACCGTCGAGCGCGACCTGACCGGGTGCTGCGGCAAAGGCGACCATCGTGCCCGAACCGCTGGACCTGATCGGCGCAAGTCCCGGGTTGCCGCTCCGCGTGAGGCACCCTCGACCTCGGCATTCAGCCTGTTCGCCAGGGGATTGTCGCGGCAGGCGTCGATGAAGAGGAGCGAGACCTTTGCCCGCCGTTCCATTGCGCTGATGACCTCGGAGAGCGCCAGCGTCTCGCCGGGCACATCGAATTCGCTTGCGAGCGCGGCCTCGGTTCCGAGCAGGAAATTCTCGCCGCGAAGCTGCATGCCGTGGCCGGCGAAATAGAACAGGGCCGTGTCCTCCGGGCCGATCCGCCGGACGAACTGCCCAAGCGCCTCCGCAAGGGTCTTCCGGTCCGTGTCGACAAGCAGCGTCGATTGAAACTTCTGGGCCAGCAGGAAGGCGTGGAATGCCTGCGCGTCCCGTTTGGCGTTCGGGAGCGCGCCCACCGATGCGTAGTCCGAGTTGCCGACGACGAGCGCGAGCTTGTTTCCGTTCTCCTGCGCATCGGCGCGGTTCGGAAGGAAGGCCAGCATGGCCGACAGGCAAAGCACGCTTAGAAGGATGAATGCGGATCCCGTCTTCATTTTCGCCCCCGGAAGCATCACACCCATGACGCGCTCCGCGGGCGCAATATTCAAGCCGTCCAATAGACGGTGTCGCGGTATCTTTCTGGTCCGATGGAACAAAATCCGCCTTCGGCGACTTACACGCCTGTTTTTGGCGCCGATCGTCGGGCCAGGCGGAGATACTGCATGAACAGGAATGCTCTCTACATGATCATCGGCGCACTCATCGTGGTGGTCGCCGGCTTTTCCTACTATGCCTACCAGGAAGAAAAGAAGCCGGATGGCGTCGAGATACAGATCGGCAAGGACGGCTTGTCTATTCAGGAGAACTGAGCCGCATCAGCGCGGCTCGCCGTTCTCGAAGAGCACCTTCACGGCACTGGTGTATATGCCGTCGGCGATATGGGCGTGGCCCTCGGCGGTCGGATGTATGGGGCCGCCGAGCGCGCGTGACGCGGTGTAGACCCGGCCGTTCGCCCCGCCGATGAGCTCCTCCGTGATCTTTGTCTTGAAGTAAAAGGCAAGGAGGTAGGAATCGTTGAAGGTTCTGACCCAGCGCTCCCGCATGGCATAGGGGTAGAAATCGGTTGCGGGGTTGTAGGCTGTCGTCCCGAAGCGCTTCCATCCCGCGTTGTCCCGGTTCGGCAAATCGAGGATCTCGGCTGTCGGTGCGGCGGCGTCGGAGACGGATGATCCCGTGGCGCAGAAACCGTGAGGCTTGAACTTTTCGACATGGCCGTCGACGAAGGTCCACCCGTTCGCCGTCGCGATGCTGCGCAGCTTGCCATTGAGTTTCCGCGTAACCGCATCGGCAATGGCCGGCGTCACGTCGCCCGGTCTCACCTCAGACTGCGCCTTGACGCTCAAAAGTGTCGAGACGTTCAGGCCGCGATTTCCGCCGCCGCAGAAATCGGTGGCCGTCTTGTTTGCGAGGCGCGGGTAGGCCGTCAGGATGACACGGCTCGCAGGAGCGATGCCCGACCGTTCCGTCTCGATCTCCAGCTTGGATTGGATGGCGCTTGAAAGAAGGGCGAACCGCGGATCGAGGTCCCGGTCGATCCGGCGTTCCGCCTCCTGCCTGTCTATCGCGTTCGCCGCGGACTGGAAGGCCTGCACGGCAAGTTCGGTCACGCCGGGAATGGGAACGTTGAGCAGGCCGGAATTGACGACGACCTTGGAGACGAGCGGCGCGAAGCCGATGTCGTTTCCGCCGATGCTGACGAAGAGGAGGTCGATCGGCCTGCGGAACTGACCGGTCTTCAGTTGTGGACTGCGCTTGAAGGCGTTGCCACCCGGCCATGTCGGGCAGAGTTTCTTCTTGTCCCGGTAGGGGGCCCAGCCGGAGGCCTGGACCATCTGGATCTCCCGCACGAACCGGTCCGACTGCGGCACCGTGGCGGCGAAGGCAGACAGCCCGAACTGGCCGCCCGTCAGGGAATCGACCACGCCGCTGATCTGCGGCTGGAAGAACCGGTTGGCGAGCGCGGTATTGGGGCCGCACTCGCGATGGTCCTGCGGCCAGAAAACTCCGTCGGTGACTTCGGCGCCGGAACAGGCATAGGAGACAAAGGTCACCGCATGGTGGCGCTGGCCGTGGAGCGCGAGTGCGAGCGCTGCCCGGGCCTGCGCACTGTAGATCGAGCGATGGCACTGCGGGTCGAGCCATCGCGCCTGTGTATCCTCGGCGACGCGCTGTCCCGACTGGTTCAGCTTGCGCGTCGGGATGTTGAGGCCGGGCCGCGTCGTCGTGATCGTCGTATCGGAAATCCCGACATAGGGCGAGCGGGCCCGTTCCCTGTCGAGGGTAACGGGCAGTTCCGGGTTCCCTTCACCGGAA contains:
- a CDS encoding caspase family protein; protein product: MKTGSAFILLSVLCLSAMLAFLPNRADAQENGNKLALVVGNSDYASVGALPNAKRDAQAFHAFLLAQKFQSTLLVDTDRKTLAEALGQFVRRIGPEDTALFYFAGHGMQLRGENFLLGTEAALASEFDVPGETLALSEVISAMERRAKVSLLFIDACRDNPLANRLNAEVEGASRGAATRDLRRSGPAVRARWSPLPQHPVRSRSTVSAIIRPSPRPSLAIWRRPASKSAPRSSG